A single window of Granulicella mallensis MP5ACTX8 DNA harbors:
- a CDS encoding DUF6629 family protein, whose amino-acid sequence MCFSATANFVGSGVLGGMGVATLAKVKHRRELLFASLPALFAVHQFIEGFVWLGLDGILSPTVAHNMGAAFVLYAQGLLPFLMPLSIMLFEPTRARRRTMLPFVILGTLLTLYMLWGLAAYPLQVSVMDNSIVYVNYATNMTWIAVLYVIATCGSLFFSKVKAMVFFGTANLVILLAVMAVKRYAFTSLWCAYAAVASVIILMYFWKSQGIRPFKYVEAI is encoded by the coding sequence ATGTGTTTTTCTGCGACGGCGAACTTTGTAGGGAGTGGTGTGCTCGGTGGGATGGGCGTTGCCACGTTGGCGAAGGTAAAACATAGGCGCGAGCTGTTGTTCGCCTCGCTACCGGCTCTGTTTGCAGTGCATCAGTTCATCGAAGGCTTTGTCTGGCTGGGGCTGGACGGCATCCTGTCGCCGACGGTGGCGCACAACATGGGAGCGGCGTTCGTGCTCTATGCGCAGGGCCTGCTGCCGTTCCTGATGCCGCTGAGCATCATGCTGTTTGAGCCGACGCGAGCGCGACGGCGGACGATGCTTCCCTTCGTCATACTGGGGACACTGCTGACGCTTTATATGCTGTGGGGACTGGCGGCGTATCCGCTGCAGGTATCGGTGATGGACAACAGCATTGTGTATGTGAACTATGCGACCAACATGACCTGGATCGCGGTGCTCTATGTGATTGCGACATGCGGCTCGCTGTTCTTCTCGAAGGTCAAGGCGATGGTGTTCTTCGGCACCGCGAACCTGGTGATCCTGCTGGCTGTGATGGCGGTGAAACGCTATGCCTTCACCTCGCTGTGGTGCGCGTATGCTGCGGTCGCCAGCGTGATTATCCTGATGTACTTCTGGAAGAGCCAGGGGATCAGGCCGTTTAAGTATGTCGAGGCGATTTGA
- the gap gene encoding type I glyceraldehyde-3-phosphate dehydrogenase encodes MAVKVGINGFGRIGRNVFRTALGNPDIEFVAVNDLTTPATLAHLLKYDSILGNLKNEISHTEDSIVIDGKALKVFAERDPAKLDWASVGAEVVVESTGFFTDAEKAKAHLGSTVKKVIISAPASNEDITIVLGVNEDKYDAAKHHVISNASCTTNCLAPLVKVIHDTFTIQSGIMTTIHSYTNDQVILDTPHKDLRRARAAALSMIPSSTGAAKALRLVIPEMDGKLDGFSMRVPTPNVSVVDLTFVTEKPIDVKTVNEALKTASEGALKGILGYTTEELVSTDFRGNSLSSIVDSKLTKVIGNTGKVISWYDNEWGYSSRVKDLILFLVKKGL; translated from the coding sequence ATGGCAGTCAAGGTTGGAATCAACGGCTTCGGCCGCATCGGACGCAACGTCTTCCGCACCGCACTCGGCAATCCCGACATCGAATTCGTCGCCGTCAACGACCTCACCACCCCCGCGACGCTCGCGCACCTGCTCAAGTACGACTCCATCCTCGGCAACCTGAAGAACGAGATCTCGCACACCGAAGACTCGATCGTCATCGACGGCAAGGCCCTCAAGGTCTTCGCCGAGCGCGACCCCGCGAAGCTCGACTGGGCCTCGGTTGGAGCTGAAGTCGTCGTCGAGTCCACCGGCTTCTTCACCGACGCGGAGAAGGCCAAGGCCCATCTCGGCAGCACCGTCAAGAAGGTCATCATCTCCGCGCCCGCCAGCAACGAGGACATCACCATCGTGCTCGGCGTCAACGAGGACAAGTACGATGCCGCGAAGCACCACGTGATCTCCAACGCGAGCTGCACGACCAACTGCCTCGCGCCCCTCGTCAAGGTGATCCACGACACGTTCACGATCCAGTCGGGCATCATGACCACGATCCACAGTTACACCAACGACCAGGTCATCCTCGATACGCCGCACAAGGATCTGCGCCGCGCCCGTGCTGCAGCCCTCTCGATGATTCCCTCCTCGACCGGTGCTGCCAAGGCCCTGCGGCTCGTGATCCCGGAGATGGACGGCAAGCTCGACGGCTTCTCCATGCGCGTCCCGACTCCGAATGTCTCCGTGGTCGACCTTACATTCGTCACCGAGAAGCCCATCGACGTGAAGACCGTCAATGAAGCCCTGAAGACCGCCAGCGAAGGCGCGCTGAAGGGCATCCTGGGCTACACCACGGAGGAACTGGTATCCACCGACTTCCGTGGGAACTCGCTCTCGAGCATCGTCGACTCCAAGCTGACCAAGGTTATCGGGAACACCGGCAAGGTTATTAGCTGGTACGACAACGAGTGGGGCTACTCCTCGCGCGTCAAGGACCTGATTCTGTTCCTGGTGAAGAAGGGCCTGTAA
- a CDS encoding ATP-binding protein: MRRRSKRGPNDSESTGKIGQELPANQQAPLRPSYPEPAAKAEPDVPEPQAEVVPVQEQAVLEPQHEAQPEPQVETPTVPQIVHETQPESLATPPAEPVAVPAKSPRGYVVLTIGLPGSGKTTWYKRRGVTPLSSDMLRNILFDDITDQRYQGLVFSTLRSLLRARLIAKMPWNYVDATNLSPHERRQWIKMAKSFGYEVQAVFFDVPLAVCLERNSKRERQVTDEVMHKMAERLRPPVFKEGFDKITVVRVKGAAPSATPEPAAGQPQGSAENTPEAAVEG; encoded by the coding sequence ATGAGAAGACGTTCGAAGCGTGGACCGAATGATTCGGAGTCCACGGGCAAGATAGGGCAGGAGCTCCCTGCGAACCAGCAGGCACCCCTGCGCCCCTCATATCCTGAGCCGGCGGCGAAGGCCGAACCCGATGTGCCCGAGCCACAGGCCGAAGTTGTGCCTGTGCAGGAGCAAGCGGTTTTGGAGCCTCAGCACGAAGCTCAGCCAGAACCCCAGGTAGAAACCCCCACCGTCCCGCAGATCGTCCACGAGACGCAGCCGGAGTCGCTCGCGACCCCGCCCGCCGAGCCTGTGGCTGTGCCGGCGAAGTCGCCGCGCGGCTACGTCGTGCTGACGATCGGGCTGCCCGGATCGGGTAAGACCACCTGGTACAAGCGCCGCGGCGTCACCCCGCTTTCGAGCGACATGCTGCGGAATATCCTGTTTGACGACATCACCGATCAGCGCTACCAGGGGCTGGTCTTCAGCACGCTGCGCAGCCTGCTGCGCGCTCGGCTGATCGCCAAGATGCCGTGGAACTACGTCGACGCCACCAACCTCAGCCCGCACGAGCGCCGTCAGTGGATCAAGATGGCCAAGAGCTTCGGCTATGAGGTGCAGGCGGTGTTCTTTGACGTGCCCCTGGCGGTTTGCCTGGAACGCAACTCGAAGCGCGAGCGCCAGGTAACCGACGAGGTCATGCACAAGATGGCCGAACGGCTGCGTCCGCCGGTCTTCAAGGAAGGCTTCGACAAGATCACGGTGGTGCGCGTGAAGGGCGCTGCCCCCTCGGCAACACCCGAACCGGCGGCAGGACAGCCGCAGGGTAGTGCAGAGAACACGCCCGAGGCTGCGGTCGAAGGCTGA
- a CDS encoding ATP-binding cassette domain-containing protein, whose amino-acid sequence MATQDVEFAQVSFTVEGGRQLLSEISLRVEPGTTTALLGRSGSGKTTLLRTVNALVRPTSGRVLVGGQDVSKTDVIALRRGIGYVIQESGLFPHMSIERNVGMALELSGKPKAEIAARAAEMLHLVGLPEEMAKRYPWQLSGGQRQRVGLARALASNPEVLLMDEPFGALDPLTRAEMQTMLRDLLRRVGKTTFIVTHDLEEALYLAGRVVLLEAGRIVANLAADEVRGSQNEAMRAYVAATHRGEAA is encoded by the coding sequence ATGGCTACCCAGGATGTGGAGTTCGCGCAGGTGAGCTTTACGGTTGAGGGTGGCCGTCAGCTTTTAAGCGAGATCTCTCTGCGGGTTGAGCCCGGCACCACCACCGCCCTGCTGGGCCGCAGCGGCTCCGGCAAGACGACGTTGCTGCGCACGGTAAATGCGCTGGTGCGGCCGACCTCCGGACGCGTTCTGGTCGGCGGCCAGGACGTCTCCAAGACCGATGTGATCGCTCTGAGGCGCGGCATCGGTTATGTCATCCAGGAGTCCGGGCTGTTTCCACACATGAGCATCGAGCGAAATGTGGGGATGGCTCTGGAGCTGTCAGGCAAACCTAAAGCCGAGATCGCCGCCCGCGCTGCCGAGATGCTGCATCTTGTCGGCTTGCCGGAGGAGATGGCCAAGCGCTACCCGTGGCAGTTGAGCGGCGGACAGCGGCAGCGGGTTGGCCTGGCGAGAGCCTTGGCGTCCAACCCTGAAGTGCTGCTGATGGACGAGCCCTTCGGCGCGCTCGACCCCCTGACCCGCGCGGAGATGCAGACGATGCTCCGCGATCTGCTGCGTCGCGTGGGCAAGACGACATTCATCGTGACCCACGATCTGGAGGAGGCGCTGTATCTCGCCGGCCGCGTGGTGTTGCTGGAGGCGGGGCGCATCGTCGCGAACCTTGCGGCGGACGAGGTGCGCGGATCGCAGAATGAAGCGATGCGCGCCTACGTTGCGGCGACGCATCGTGGAGAGGCGGCATGA
- a CDS encoding ABC transporter permease, whose translation MSEFLHRYGSQIARLTFEHLWLTASAMLFASLIGLPLGILLTRQQRLARPVLAVANILQTIPSLALFGLLLPVPFLGDRAARLAIVALIGYALLPILRNTYAGIRSVDPALIDVSNALGMKGLQRLVKVELPLAASVILAGLRTATVTCVGVATIAAAIGAGGLGELIFRGVASVDNGLVLAGAVPAALLALCADGVLGLLEKRLAVKR comes from the coding sequence ATGAGCGAGTTCCTGCATCGCTACGGCAGCCAGATCGCGCGGCTCACCTTCGAGCACCTGTGGCTTACCGCCAGCGCGATGCTGTTTGCGTCGTTGATTGGCCTGCCTCTGGGCATCTTGTTGACGCGGCAACAGCGGCTGGCAAGGCCTGTGCTGGCGGTAGCCAATATCCTGCAGACGATTCCCAGCCTGGCTCTGTTTGGACTGCTGTTGCCGGTGCCTTTCCTCGGAGACCGTGCGGCGAGGCTGGCCATCGTCGCGCTGATCGGCTATGCATTGCTGCCGATCCTTCGCAATACCTATGCAGGAATCCGGAGCGTCGATCCGGCTTTGATCGATGTCTCCAATGCGCTTGGGATGAAAGGGCTGCAACGGCTGGTGAAGGTAGAACTCCCCCTGGCTGCGAGCGTCATTCTGGCGGGCCTGCGGACCGCCACTGTGACCTGCGTCGGTGTCGCAACGATTGCAGCGGCAATCGGTGCGGGTGGGTTGGGTGAGTTAATCTTCCGTGGCGTGGCCTCGGTCGATAATGGTCTGGTCTTGGCGGGAGCGGTTCCGGCGGCGCTGCTGGCGCTGTGCGCGGATGGGGTGTTGGGGCTGCTAGAGAAAAGGCTGGCGGTGAAGAGATGA
- a CDS encoding DUF1444 family protein — protein sequence MDGPRVSTLDRMVQQSCSRDELFLLYSKLLEERLGVSDMKFVHADVISFQKAGGGEMHSYLQNLWIAYSRNPQSRAEVIEQYLKALASTMQPASAITREQIIPLIKDSEYFSIFKNKPNILVSEHLVADLFVVYAVDWPDRTATLSQSEFEKLGLEMSGLRQLAVENLKGMLTNIECHDGGPWSMVSAGGTYEASILLLDTFWEHVREEVEGDLIAVVPARDVLLFTGASSADGLKEIKERATKIVSTGDHVISATLLRRTNGVWATFD from the coding sequence ATGGATGGGCCACGGGTATCTACACTGGACAGGATGGTGCAGCAGTCCTGCAGCCGGGATGAATTGTTTCTGCTGTACTCCAAGCTACTGGAGGAGCGTCTTGGCGTCAGCGATATGAAGTTCGTTCACGCTGATGTTATTTCGTTCCAGAAGGCTGGCGGCGGGGAGATGCATAGCTATCTGCAGAACCTCTGGATCGCATACTCACGCAATCCTCAATCGCGCGCCGAGGTGATTGAGCAGTATCTCAAGGCGCTAGCCAGCACCATGCAACCGGCGTCGGCCATTACGCGCGAGCAGATCATTCCGCTCATCAAGGACTCCGAGTACTTCTCTATCTTTAAAAACAAGCCCAACATCCTCGTGTCGGAACACCTGGTAGCCGATCTTTTTGTGGTGTATGCCGTAGATTGGCCGGATCGCACGGCAACATTGAGCCAGAGCGAGTTTGAGAAGCTTGGGCTGGAGATGAGCGGCTTGCGCCAGCTTGCGGTGGAGAACCTCAAGGGAATGCTGACTAACATTGAATGTCATGACGGCGGACCTTGGTCTATGGTTTCGGCTGGGGGGACCTATGAGGCTAGCATTCTCTTACTGGATACCTTTTGGGAGCATGTGCGTGAAGAGGTGGAGGGCGACCTCATTGCGGTTGTGCCGGCGCGTGACGTGCTGCTCTTTACGGGAGCAAGCTCTGCTGACGGATTGAAAGAGATCAAGGAAAGAGCGACGAAGATCGTGAGCACGGGAGATCATGTGATTTCGGCTACGCTTCTGCGACGGACGAATGGGGTGTGGGCGACGTTTGATTAG